Genomic DNA from Desulfofundulus luciae:
TTGATAACCGCTACGGGACCGGGGAATCGGTATGGGCCGGTATCATGCGCACCACCAATTTGCTGGTGGCGGGCAAGACCGTGGTGGTGCTGGGTTACGGCTGGTGCGGCAGGGGGGTGGCCATGCGTGCCGCCGGGTTGGGCGCCAGAGTAGTGGTCTGTGAGGTGGACCCGGTCAGGGCCCTGGAGGCATATATGGACGGCTACCTGGTGATGAAAAGCGAGCAGGCTGCCGGGGTGGGGGATATCTTCATCACCGTTACCGGCTGCCGCGATGTTTTAAAGGGTGAGCACTTCCGGCGCATGAAGGACGGGGCCATTCTCGCCAATGCCGGCCACTTTGACGTGGAGATCAACAAGCCCGAGCTGGCCGCAGCGGCCATTTCCCGCCGGGTGGTGCGGCAGAACATCGAAGAATTCACCCTGCCCGACGGGCGACGCATTTACCTCCTGGGGGAGGGTCGCCTGGTGAATCTGGCCGCCGGGGACGGTCATCCGGCAGAGATCATGGACATGTCCTTTGCCCTGCAGGCCCTGTCCGCCCGCTATATCTGGCAAAATAAAGACCGCCTGGCGCCCCGTCTATACCTGGTACCGGCTGAGTTGGACCGGCAGGTGGCGGAACTGAAACTTTCTTCCCTGGGCATTGAAATTGATCGGTTGACACCGGACCAGGAGGCCTATATCCAGAGCTGGCAAGTTGAATGAACTCAAGGACC
This window encodes:
- a CDS encoding adenosylhomocysteinase — protein: MQDYLVRDINLAPGGRLKIDWVRVHMPVLNAIRDEFEREKPFAGVRVAMSIHLEAKTAYLAEVLKAGGAQVAISGSNPLSTQDDVAAALAAAGIHVYAWHDATTQEYIDHLIKVLEIRPHVVIDDGGDLVHLLHTRCRELASEVAGGCEETTTGVSRLKAMEREGKLLFPMIAVNDARCKFLFDNRYGTGESVWAGIMRTTNLLVAGKTVVVLGYGWCGRGVAMRAAGLGARVVVCEVDPVRALEAYMDGYLVMKSEQAAGVGDIFITVTGCRDVLKGEHFRRMKDGAILANAGHFDVEINKPELAAAAISRRVVRQNIEEFTLPDGRRIYLLGEGRLVNLAAGDGHPAEIMDMSFALQALSARYIWQNKDRLAPRLYLVPAELDRQVAELKLSSLGIEIDRLTPDQEAYIQSWQVE